One genomic segment of Rivularia sp. PCC 7116 includes these proteins:
- a CDS encoding aspartyl/asparaginyl beta-hydroxylase domain-containing protein: MQNLSKLVVKQLEKLLTKDGWLERLIAKSSKVGDSVLFDTEQFPWSKDLEANWMVIRQELEQVLERVDELPNFQDISKRQSRIANDNRWKTYFFYAFGFKATKNCERCPETTKLIEQIPGMKVAFFSILAPGKHIPKHRGKLKTLIRYHLGLVVPEPKENCKIQIADEVRYWEEGKSLIFDDTHYHEVWNDTDGYRVVLFLDIARPLTFPLSLISDLANRFITATPVVQDAKASHQAWENKFEANNKSKELVS; the protein is encoded by the coding sequence ATGCAAAATTTATCTAAGTTAGTTGTCAAACAGTTAGAGAAGTTGTTAACCAAAGATGGTTGGCTTGAAAGATTAATTGCTAAAAGCTCTAAGGTAGGCGATTCGGTTCTGTTTGATACGGAACAGTTTCCTTGGAGTAAGGATTTAGAAGCTAACTGGATGGTAATTCGTCAAGAATTAGAGCAGGTGCTTGAAAGAGTAGACGAATTACCTAATTTTCAGGATATTTCTAAACGCCAATCTCGTATTGCCAATGACAATCGTTGGAAAACTTATTTCTTTTATGCATTCGGTTTTAAGGCTACTAAAAATTGCGAAAGATGCCCCGAAACAACTAAGCTTATAGAACAAATACCGGGAATGAAAGTAGCATTTTTCTCAATTCTTGCTCCTGGAAAACATATTCCCAAACATCGTGGTAAACTCAAAACTTTAATTCGCTATCATTTAGGCTTAGTTGTTCCCGAGCCCAAAGAAAATTGTAAAATTCAAATAGCAGATGAAGTTAGATATTGGGAAGAAGGTAAAAGTCTAATTTTTGATGATACTCATTATCATGAAGTTTGGAATGATACGGATGGTTATCGTGTAGTTTTATTTTTAGATATTGCTCGCCCGCTGACTTTTCCACTTTCTTTAATCAGTGATTTAGCTAATAGATTTATTACTGCAACTCCTGTAGTTCAAGATGCCAAAGCTAGCCATCAGGCTTGGGAAAATAAGTTTGAAGCTAACAATAAATCTAAAGAATTGGTTTCTTAG
- a CDS encoding cupin-like domain-containing protein has translation MKTIVENNHLSGADDSLKQIVKIDGRNLTPEIFAKKYRKDGIPVVITGLLNTMNSWDLDFLREKLGDQKFPVRFNGWERYKQEKNKWDNIGSGVESRTLSFNEYADLLSSKEAHKNDIYLGRCALNKTPLADIKVLAEADAKLGLKMPGTSPNLWVCPGSHITPLHYDPLDGTLIQIYGEKRLVLFAPSQTYNLYPLSLFNYLRHGLKLRANYSQVYPENPDLVKFPKFKKALAHRYEVILKQGDILFIPAGWWHEVTSMGDGVVCSINRFWHVLPLTRAATSWNKWRLHLGALMSAPYVIKTWVAAIFSKDREQKLRHLVQRL, from the coding sequence ATGAAGACAATTGTAGAAAATAATCATCTATCAGGAGCAGATGATTCGCTAAAACAAATTGTAAAAATTGATGGACGTAATTTGACTCCAGAAATTTTTGCTAAAAAGTATCGTAAAGATGGTATTCCAGTGGTAATTACTGGTTTATTAAATACAATGAATAGCTGGGATTTAGATTTTCTGCGCGAAAAGTTAGGAGATCAGAAATTTCCGGTTCGCTTTAATGGATGGGAAAGATATAAACAGGAAAAAAATAAGTGGGATAATATTGGTAGTGGAGTTGAGTCGCGTACTCTTTCTTTTAATGAGTATGCCGATTTACTATCCTCTAAAGAAGCACACAAGAATGATATTTATCTTGGTAGATGCGCTTTAAATAAAACACCTCTTGCTGACATCAAAGTATTAGCAGAAGCAGATGCGAAACTTGGTTTGAAAATGCCAGGTACTAGCCCTAATTTGTGGGTATGCCCTGGAAGCCATATAACTCCTTTGCATTACGATCCATTGGATGGTACGTTGATCCAAATTTATGGCGAAAAGCGACTTGTATTGTTTGCACCATCGCAAACCTATAATCTTTATCCACTATCACTATTTAATTATTTAAGGCACGGTTTAAAGCTGCGAGCTAATTACTCTCAGGTATATCCCGAAAATCCGGATTTGGTAAAATTTCCCAAGTTCAAAAAAGCCCTTGCCCATCGTTACGAAGTGATTCTTAAGCAAGGTGATATTCTGTTTATTCCTGCGGGATGGTGGCACGAAGTAACTTCGATGGGTGATGGAGTTGTATGTTCGATTAACCGTTTTTGGCATGTTTTACCCTTGACAAGAGCTGCAACTTCTTGGAATAAATGGCGTTTACACCTCGGTGCTTTGATGAGCGCTCCTTACGTTATTAAAACTTGGGTTGCTGCGATATTTAGTAAAGATAGAGAGCAAAAACTGCGTCATTTAGTGCAAAGGCTTTAA
- a CDS encoding GH3 auxin-responsive promoter family protein — MPNFTLTLLTSAARLSKAIFVRKTRKAAICQEKFLFSLLKTHQQTEFGKDYSFKDIKTIEQFKQKIPILTYSGYEKYVERIAKGEQNILTSDPVVYFNQSSGSTGKQKLIPVTKRVRKVRSRVTQQSLGFMTDAAIKRGLPIGKMLLTTSIQIRDRTSGGIAYGTSSVGDLRNMDFLYRQVFVHPYDALKPADSLARNYVCLLFALRNPQMRVIGANFPILALQLADYLQRYAADLIKDIETGKIASWLNLEPEIRQALEKQLSAAPQRAAELGSILESEGTLTPKMAWQNLSWIITARGGTSNFYFEKFHKYFGDTPIFGGIYAASEATFGIYEDFNSDGTILAIDSGFFEFIPSDEWEKEQPKTVLAHEVEVGEYYRIVVTNYSGLYRYDIGDVVEIVDFYEQAPIIVFRHRMGGLLSATSEKTNEFHATQVMQQLQKEFDLPLENYCITLSDDEIPPCYLLNIELLPDHPLHNSEKFIAQFDRKMQQANVSYEDKRVHNILPPPRLRILAPGSFATVRQRLLQKGIPDSHLKIPHINEDRQFLAGLDIDKEVKLSQLKEASI, encoded by the coding sequence ATGCCAAATTTCACTCTAACTCTATTGACTAGCGCGGCAAGATTATCTAAAGCGATTTTTGTACGCAAAACTCGTAAAGCAGCAATTTGTCAAGAGAAATTTTTGTTTTCTCTACTTAAAACTCATCAACAAACTGAATTTGGAAAAGATTACAGTTTTAAAGATATTAAGACGATAGAACAATTTAAACAAAAAATTCCTATTCTTACTTATAGTGGTTACGAAAAATACGTCGAACGTATTGCCAAAGGGGAGCAAAACATCCTTACTTCAGATCCGGTAGTTTATTTTAATCAAAGTAGCGGTTCCACAGGCAAACAAAAATTGATCCCGGTAACAAAAAGAGTGCGTAAAGTCCGTTCTAGAGTTACTCAGCAGTCTTTGGGATTTATGACTGATGCTGCAATTAAAAGAGGTTTACCAATTGGTAAAATGCTGCTAACTACTTCCATACAAATTCGCGATCGCACGAGTGGTGGTATTGCTTACGGCACATCCAGCGTCGGGGATTTACGCAATATGGATTTTCTTTATAGACAAGTATTCGTACATCCTTATGATGCGTTGAAGCCAGCAGATAGCTTGGCTCGTAATTACGTTTGTCTATTGTTTGCCCTACGAAATCCCCAAATGCGGGTTATTGGTGCCAATTTCCCAATATTAGCTTTACAGCTAGCCGATTATTTACAACGTTATGCGGCAGATTTAATTAAAGATATAGAAACTGGCAAGATTGCTTCTTGGCTAAATTTAGAACCCGAAATACGTCAAGCCTTAGAAAAACAATTGAGTGCAGCACCCCAGCGAGCAGCGGAATTAGGCTCAATTTTAGAAAGTGAGGGAACTCTGACACCTAAAATGGCTTGGCAGAATCTTTCATGGATAATTACCGCTCGTGGTGGTACTTCCAATTTCTATTTTGAAAAGTTTCATAAATATTTCGGCGATACCCCAATTTTTGGGGGAATTTATGCAGCCTCCGAAGCAACTTTCGGTATTTATGAAGACTTTAATAGCGATGGTACGATTTTAGCTATTGACAGCGGCTTCTTTGAATTTATTCCTTCAGATGAATGGGAAAAAGAACAGCCGAAAACTGTTTTAGCTCATGAAGTAGAAGTTGGGGAATATTATCGAATTGTTGTCACTAACTACAGCGGTTTATACCGCTATGATATTGGCGATGTTGTAGAAATTGTAGATTTTTACGAACAAGCTCCCATAATTGTATTTCGTCATCGCATGGGAGGATTGTTATCTGCTACCAGCGAGAAAACCAACGAATTTCATGCAACTCAGGTAATGCAGCAGTTGCAAAAAGAGTTTGATTTACCTTTAGAAAATTACTGCATAACTTTATCTGATGATGAGATTCCTCCATGCTATTTATTAAATATTGAACTACTTCCAGATCACCCTCTGCATAACTCAGAAAAATTTATTGCCCAATTCGATCGCAAAATGCAGCAAGCCAACGTATCCTACGAAGATAAGCGAGTACATAATATACTCCCGCCACCCCGCCTACGGATTTTAGCTCCTGGAAGTTTTGCTACAGTTCGTCAGCGGCTTTTACAGAAAGGCATACCCGATTCTCATTTAAAAATTCCACATATTAATGAAGATAGACAATTCCTTGCTGGATTAGATATTGACAAAGAAGTGAAGCTATCGCAATTAAAGGAAGCAAGTATATAG
- a CDS encoding inositol monophosphatase family protein translates to MNNFYNSLLEFSQITTVRVGNQLMEYFGKVQADNKADGSLVTKADKWADNEIREAIFAQFPNHGVLSEENDKVFPDKEWCWVVDPLDGTTNFTRGIPIWCISLGLLYRGTPVFGYVYAPPTNEAFHGYWQGNSELDLPQGAFCNNLPIKASGDDISKNHFFNVCSRSTSIINKDFPCKIRMLGVASYNFLTVATGAVLGAVEATPKVWDIAGAWVILQAAGGCWISLKSEPFPLIAGEDYSTKSLPTLAVSRSELIEVFKPFVVTG, encoded by the coding sequence ATGAATAATTTTTATAATTCTCTTTTAGAATTTTCTCAAATTACTACTGTTAGAGTCGGAAATCAGTTGATGGAATATTTCGGCAAAGTACAAGCCGATAATAAGGCAGACGGTAGTTTAGTTACTAAAGCCGATAAATGGGCAGATAATGAAATTCGAGAAGCTATTTTTGCTCAATTTCCCAATCACGGTGTTCTCAGCGAAGAAAACGATAAAGTATTTCCCGATAAAGAATGGTGCTGGGTTGTCGATCCTTTAGATGGCACAACGAATTTTACCAGGGGTATTCCTATTTGGTGTATTTCTCTAGGATTACTTTATAGAGGCACTCCCGTATTTGGTTATGTTTACGCACCACCTACTAACGAAGCTTTTCATGGTTATTGGCAAGGTAATTCTGAATTAGATTTACCGCAAGGAGCATTTTGTAATAATCTTCCGATTAAAGCTAGCGGCGATGATATCAGTAAAAATCACTTTTTCAACGTATGCTCTCGCAGTACGTCAATAATTAACAAAGATTTTCCTTGCAAAATTAGAATGCTTGGTGTTGCTAGCTATAATTTTCTCACTGTGGCTACGGGAGCGGTTTTAGGTGCGGTTGAAGCGACACCAAAGGTATGGGATATTGCTGGAGCTTGGGTAATTTTACAAGCTGCTGGGGGCTGCTGGATTTCTTTAAAATCGGAACCTTTTCCTTTAATTGCAGGGGAAGACTACAGTACCAAATCTTTACCTACATTAGCTGTAAGTCGCTCAGAATTAATTGAGGTATTTAAACCTTTTGTTGTTACTGGTTAA
- a CDS encoding BCD family MFS transporter — MASSDSSPNPESNNSEQIKSLPRIKILTMFRLGLFQMGLGIMSLLTLGVLNRVMIDELKVLPLIAAGAIAMYQFVSPARIWFGQMSDAKTIRGYHRSGYIWIGAAFFTTISFLALQVVWQLGFSLQARGWSFQSYSWAAILALVFAIYGLALSASSTPFAALLVDVTDEDNRSKLIGVVWSMLMIGIVIGAIVSSRLLETPEVCGAAISTYNPSQSGEIANIEQLQAIINPVFIIMPAIVFALCILATFGVEKKYSRYSLRSNAAEREDQITLNQALKVLTANRQTGLFFGFLLVLSISLFMQDSVLEPFGGEVFGMCIAETTRLNVPFGIGTLIGIASTGFFLVPRLGKKNTTKFGCISAAVSNIFIILAGFSASKSMLMGSLLFFGLSSGMLTAGATTLMLDLTAAETAGTFIGAWGLAQAMARGSATVLGGGFLNLGKYLFELPEMAYGLVFFLQAVGMILAIVLLRRINVKEFQKNAKVAISSILENELD; from the coding sequence ATGGCAAGCAGCGATTCTTCACCCAATCCAGAATCCAACAATTCCGAACAAATCAAATCGCTTCCTAGAATCAAGATTTTGACTATGTTCCGTTTGGGTTTATTTCAAATGGGACTCGGTATTATGTCTCTCCTCACATTAGGAGTACTTAACCGAGTCATGATTGACGAACTCAAGGTTTTGCCACTGATTGCAGCTGGTGCGATCGCCATGTATCAGTTTGTTAGTCCGGCTCGAATTTGGTTTGGGCAGATGTCTGATGCCAAGACAATTCGGGGCTATCATCGTTCCGGATATATATGGATTGGTGCAGCTTTTTTTACTACAATTTCTTTTCTTGCATTGCAAGTTGTATGGCAGTTAGGCTTCAGTTTGCAGGCTCGTGGATGGAGTTTTCAATCCTACAGTTGGGCTGCAATACTAGCATTAGTTTTTGCAATTTATGGTTTAGCTCTTAGTGCAAGTTCAACTCCTTTTGCTGCTTTATTGGTAGATGTAACTGACGAAGACAATCGTTCTAAGTTGATTGGTGTTGTCTGGTCAATGTTGATGATTGGTATTGTGATTGGGGCAATTGTTAGCTCTAGATTGTTAGAAACGCCGGAAGTTTGTGGGGCTGCTATTTCAACTTATAATCCTTCTCAATCTGGCGAAATAGCTAATATTGAGCAACTGCAAGCTATAATTAACCCCGTATTTATTATTATGCCAGCCATAGTTTTTGCACTATGTATATTGGCAACTTTTGGGGTAGAAAAAAAATATTCTCGCTATTCTTTACGTTCAAATGCTGCAGAAAGAGAAGACCAAATAACTTTAAATCAAGCATTAAAAGTTCTTACTGCAAACCGTCAAACTGGTTTATTTTTCGGGTTTTTATTGGTATTAAGTATAAGTCTTTTCATGCAAGATTCAGTACTAGAACCTTTTGGTGGTGAAGTGTTTGGAATGTGTATTGCTGAAACCACCAGGTTAAATGTTCCTTTTGGAATCGGTACTTTAATTGGAATAGCTTCAACTGGTTTTTTCTTAGTACCTCGTTTGGGAAAGAAAAATACCACTAAATTTGGATGTATAAGCGCAGCAGTCAGCAACATTTTTATTATTTTGGCTGGATTTAGTGCCAGTAAAAGTATGTTGATGGGTAGTTTGCTGTTTTTCGGATTGTCTTCTGGAATGCTGACAGCAGGCGCTACTACCTTAATGTTGGATTTAACTGCGGCAGAAACTGCGGGAACTTTTATTGGTGCATGGGGATTAGCTCAAGCAATGGCTAGGGGTTCTGCAACAGTTCTGGGTGGAGGATTTTTAAATTTAGGAAAATATTTATTTGAATTGCCAGAAATGGCTTATGGGTTGGTATTTTTTCTTCAAGCAGTAGGAATGATTTTGGCAATTGTATTATTACGTCGAATTAATGTTAAAGAGTTTCAAAAGAATGCAAAAGTGGCGATTTCTTCGATTTTGGAGAATGAATTAGACTAA
- a CDS encoding FtsX-like permease family protein — translation MVSIARKNLFEDIPRFLVAQAGIMFAVSLVTIQTGVFNGVIRSTASLVENSRADIWLASDKMVQLELTQPLIYDYAVRAKKVDGVKRAEALLQGTARWNLPNGKLNVVKVYGFPPKGRLFVPGDMVRGNVKSLSNPYTAIIDKTNLKSLKVNKIGDSAQIGSLPVQVVGLTENTQSVVSSSFLFTSLETANAYANASVTTNVNCTWVGEELQCRNVYQKDADAKKNQSANEPPPKLSLNTPISYVLIQAEPGQNIPQLKKRLEGTFPETKAYTTKEMSKKIRGYWQQSTGIGFILGLGAGVGVVVGVVIVGQILYSAVADHLKEFGTLKAMGASNRVIYGVIIEQALWMAILGYIPGMLLCWGLGAWTLATQGIVILITPLTGVGVFGITVLMCVGSALFAIQKVSKVDPAIVFKA, via the coding sequence ATGGTTTCTATTGCTCGCAAAAATCTGTTTGAAGACATTCCGCGCTTTTTAGTAGCTCAAGCCGGAATTATGTTCGCTGTCAGCTTAGTAACTATTCAAACTGGAGTATTCAATGGTGTTATTCGCTCTACTGCAAGTTTGGTAGAAAACTCCCGAGCCGATATCTGGTTAGCATCAGACAAAATGGTACAACTCGAACTTACCCAACCACTTATTTATGACTATGCAGTCAGAGCTAAAAAAGTTGATGGGGTAAAGCGAGCCGAAGCTTTGCTTCAAGGTACAGCTAGGTGGAATTTGCCTAATGGCAAATTGAATGTAGTAAAAGTATACGGATTTCCTCCTAAAGGAAGATTGTTTGTTCCCGGAGATATGGTCAGAGGCAACGTAAAATCTCTGAGCAACCCTTATACAGCCATAATTGACAAAACCAATTTAAAATCTCTCAAAGTTAATAAAATCGGAGACAGCGCTCAAATTGGCTCATTGCCAGTACAGGTAGTTGGTTTAACTGAAAATACCCAATCAGTTGTCTCAAGCTCTTTCTTATTTACTTCTCTAGAAACTGCAAATGCCTACGCGAATGCTAGCGTTACCACCAACGTAAACTGTACCTGGGTAGGAGAAGAACTTCAGTGTCGCAACGTTTATCAAAAAGATGCCGATGCGAAGAAAAACCAATCAGCTAACGAGCCACCACCCAAACTAAGCTTAAATACACCCATCTCTTACGTACTAATCCAAGCAGAGCCAGGTCAAAATATCCCACAATTAAAAAAACGTTTAGAAGGCACCTTCCCCGAAACTAAAGCGTATACCACCAAAGAAATGTCTAAAAAGATACGAGGGTATTGGCAGCAATCAACGGGTATCGGATTTATTTTAGGCTTAGGTGCCGGAGTTGGGGTAGTTGTTGGAGTAGTAATAGTAGGTCAAATTCTATACTCTGCCGTTGCAGACCATTTAAAAGAGTTTGGAACACTCAAAGCAATGGGAGCGTCAAATAGGGTGATATACGGTGTAATTATTGAGCAAGCCTTATGGATGGCAATCCTTGGTTATATCCCCGGAATGTTGCTTTGTTGGGGTTTGGGTGCTTGGACTTTGGCGACTCAAGGAATCGTTATTTTAATAACTCCATTAACAGGCGTTGGAGTTTTTGGCATAACCGTTTTGATGTGTGTCGGTTCTGCCTTATTTGCAATTCAAAAAGTAAGTAAAGTAGATCCAGCAATCGTATTCAAAGCATAG
- a CDS encoding ABC transporter ATP-binding protein, which yields MTISQNRCIVTSRIDSWNDSKSIDVSKLKTSAISARGVEMVYQSGKQRYVALKGIDLDIPKGTIQLLMGHSGSGKTTLLSILAGILTPTSGSINLLGEEITRMSRKKLSRFRRDNIGFIFQGFNLFGALNAVENVQLALEIKGIKGKSATNQALELLDMVGLANKANLLPRDLSGGQKQRIAIARALAGNPQLIMADEPTAALDSHNGQAVIELLCNLAKEGGSTVVMVTHDSRIQSFADNVAFLEDGEITENYL from the coding sequence ATGACTATTTCTCAAAATCGATGTATAGTGACTTCCAGAATTGACAGTTGGAATGATTCAAAGTCTATTGATGTAAGTAAATTGAAAACTTCTGCTATTTCTGCCAGAGGAGTAGAAATGGTGTATCAATCTGGTAAGCAGCGTTACGTAGCACTAAAGGGGATTGATTTAGATATTCCTAAAGGTACTATCCAGTTGCTCATGGGGCATTCCGGCTCTGGAAAAACTACATTACTATCAATTCTGGCAGGGATTTTGACTCCTACTTCTGGGAGCATCAATCTTTTGGGAGAGGAAATTACGCGAATGTCTCGTAAAAAGTTATCTCGCTTTAGAAGAGATAATATTGGTTTTATTTTTCAAGGGTTCAACCTTTTTGGTGCCTTAAATGCAGTAGAGAATGTGCAACTTGCTTTAGAAATAAAAGGTATTAAGGGAAAATCTGCGACTAATCAGGCTTTAGAACTACTGGATATGGTTGGTTTAGCAAACAAAGCCAACTTACTTCCTCGTGACTTATCTGGTGGGCAAAAACAAAGGATAGCAATAGCTCGTGCTTTAGCGGGAAATCCTCAGTTGATTATGGCTGATGAACCAACTGCGGCACTAGATTCTCATAACGGGCAAGCCGTTATCGAATTATTGTGTAATTTAGCTAAAGAAGGTGGGAGTACGGTTGTTATGGTGACTCACGATTCCCGAATTCAAAGTTTTGCTGATAATGTCGCGTTTTTAGAAGATGGTGAAATTACTGAAAATTATCTTTAA